One window of Quercus robur chromosome 12, dhQueRobu3.1, whole genome shotgun sequence genomic DNA carries:
- the LOC126708796 gene encoding flavonoid 3'-monooxygenase CYP75B137-like: protein MTLISDFLHTTHITANELPRILLTLLLLLLVLFTLSCNYAWMKKRTSLSLLPPGPRGVPLFGNLLSLDSELHSYVMSLAQIYGPIFRLQLGNKIGIVVNSPSLACQVLKDHDLTFANHDVSAAGRAASYGGSDIVWTPYGPEWRMLRKVFKVLSNTGLDSVYMIRRKQVRETVRYFYNRVGSPVNIGEQMFLTVMNVITNMMWGETVEGEEGASLGADFREVVSLMTELMGKPNISDFYPGLARFDLQGIKRQMDGLAKRFDRIFDVMINQRLKIDKEGGNKGSKDFLQFLLKLKDEGDSKTPLTMIHLKALFMDMMVGGTETSSNTLEFAMAEIMNKPEVTRKTQEELEAVVGKDNIVEESHIHKLPYLQAVIKETLRLHAPVPLLVPRCPSETCTVGGYTIPNGSRVFVNVWAIQRDPSIWENPLTFDPKRFLDGKWDYSGSDFSYFPFGSGRRICAGIAMAERMMMYSLATLLHSFDWKLPQGEKLDLTEKFGIVLKKKIPLVAIPTPRLYDPSMYE from the exons ATGACCCTCATCTCAGATTTCCTCCACACTACTCATATCACCGCAAATGAACTCCCACGCATACTTCTCACTCTTCTTTTACTACTTCTTGTCCTCTTTACGCTCTCTTGCAACTACGCATGGATGAAGAAAAGAACCTCGCTTTCGCTACTGCCTCCGGGCCCACGTGGCGTCCCGTTATTCGGGAACCTCCTCTCTCTTGACTCGGAGCTTCACTCCTACGTCATGAGCTTGGCCCAAATCTACGGGCCCATATTCAGGCTTCAGCTCGGCAACAAGATTGGAATTGTGGTGAACTCACCTTCCCTGGCTTGCCAAGTTCTCAAAGACCACGACCTCACCTTTGCGAACCACGACGTCTCAGCAGCGGGCAGGGCAGCCAGCTATGGTGGGTCCGATATTGTATGGACCCCATATGGGCCTGAGTGGCGGATGTTGAGAAAAGTGTTCAAGGTGCTTAGTAATACAGGGTTGGACTCCGTTTACATGATTCGTCGTAAACAAGTCCGAGAAACAGTTAGGTACTTTTATAATCGGGTTGGGTCACCCGTAAACATTGGGGAGCAGATGTTCTTGACTGTGATGAACGTGATTACGAACATGATGTGGGGTGAAACAGTGGAAGGGGAAGAGGGGGCTAGCCTAGGTGCTGATTTCAGAGAAGTGGTGTCGTTGATGACAGAGCTTATGGGGAAGCCCAACATCTCGGATTTTTATCCGGGTTTGGCCAGGTTTGACTTGCAAGGCATAAAGAGGCAGATGGATGGGTTGGCCAAACGGTTTGATCGGATCTTTGATGTTATGATAAACCAACGACTGAAGATTGATAAAGAAGGTGGGAACAAAGGGAGTAAGGATTTTTTGCAGTTCTTGTTGAAGTTGAAGGATGAAGGTGATTCTAAGACACCTCTCACCATGATACACCTCAAGGCCTTGTTCATG GATATGATGGTCGGTGGGACAGAGACATCCTCCAACACACTTGAGTTTGCCATGGCTGAAATCATGAACAAACCGGAGGTGACGAGGAAAACCCAAGAAGAATTGGAGGCTGTAGTTGGCAAAGATAACATTGTAGAAGAGTCTCATATTCACAAACTACCATACTTACAAGCTGTAATAAAAGAAACATTGCGGTTACACGCACCCGTGCCATTATTAGTCCCTCGTTGCCCAAGTGAAACATGCACCGTGGGAGGCTACACCATTCCAAATGGGTCTAGGGTCTTTGTGAATGTATGGGCGATACAAAGGGACCCCTCTATTTGGGAAAATCCATTAACTTTTGATCCAAAGAGGTTCCTGGATGGTAAATGGGACTATAGTGGAAGTGACTTTAGTTATTTTCCGTTTGGGTCTGGTCGAAGAATATGCGCTGGAATTGCAATGGCTGAGAGGATGATGATGTATTCACTTGCTACACTTCTGCATTCTTTTGATTGGAAACTTCCCCAAGGAGAGAAGCTGGACCTTACTGAAAAGTTTGGGATTGTGCTGAAAAAAAAGATCCCTCTTGTCGCAATACCTACCCCAAGGTTATATGATCCATCTATGTATGAGTAG